One region of Miscanthus floridulus cultivar M001 chromosome 19, ASM1932011v1, whole genome shotgun sequence genomic DNA includes:
- the LOC136526855 gene encoding nuclear pore complex protein NUP1-like isoform X1, which produces MMGSRQWQSPAGAPAAADAAEEDTGGVGGPSRRPLRHGLHRASPYGGGPRRWLPKVPVASRIFPTMPRDRAVSDNDQEVHRESLEVIHERHSTEPNINAAAILPPTSVSNTFNLLLEGDRNPSHGNGLADIENIINQRYFSRDETLRLTEIMRSRTPDFSVEDQRPSVSTSKGFETSFSTPAKLIEDQPSLRTDIVPSSNVHGIGSSPIEIAKAFMEAQTSAFVHESKRRKFRALSHGVEADNSTSKVFPTITNDCSVCWPGSVVRGCPNYLTPQSNKGRTLPQPLSRTPYNRSVFRRSIKNSRHGDTYNGQTQFSTPFSIGSKTILEDKHASTSGGMVQPSSSRGERDVFGSIPREGSAAMKNVAFNLQGSDGKSMTENRSIFGRASGVDNISRGASVSVHPKSSETAFKILKQLDRTIPSPTSKPLGLRQTLANRNTSSVATNRQIKGPDFSIGNGNEQSSINESGSANSETTYGKKVQQPQSSPIAEESSEKVQRSGANSDFSEAGTSQQPLKSNLTPTSVAEVLDNKNTSKGFSFTFPIPKAPSSLLEPPPTPTMASPPRTLPITNEDIPTFTFGSPSTANKLVFSFNSTSSSLGAGATDPTFKFGSDNKRELVF; this is translated from the exons ATGATGGGGTCGCGCCAGTGGCAGTCTCCGGCTGGTGCTCCTGCGGCCGCCGATGCCGCGGAGGAGGACACCGGCGGCGTCGGGGGCCCGTCCAGGCGGCCGCTGCGCCACGGGTTGCACCGCGCGTCGCCCTACGGGGGTGGCCCCCGACGGTGGCTCCCCAAGGTCCCCGTGGCTTCGAGGATATTCCCCACCATGCCCCGCGACCGCGCCGTCTCCG ACAATGATCAAGAGGTTCATCGTGAATCACTGGAAGTTATTCATGAA AGACACTCCACAGAACCAAACATCAATGCTGCAGCCATTCTACCACCAACATCCGTGAGCAATACGTTTAACTTGCTTCTGGAAGGTGACAGGAATCCAAGTCATGGCAATGGGCTTGCTGACATTGAGAACATAATCAACCAGAGATATTTTTCTAG GGATGAGACACTACGTCTTACAGAGATCATGCGGTCAAGGACTCCTGATTTTAGTGTGGAAGACCAGAGACCTTCAGTATCTACTTCCAAAGGTTTTGAAACATCATTTTCAACACCTGCCAAACTGATTGAGGATCAGCCATCCTTGAGGACTGATATTGTTCCATCATCCAAT GTGCATGGCATTGGTTCTTCACCGATTGAAATTGCAAAAGCTTTTATGGAAGCACAGACCTCAGCTTTTGTACACGAGTCCAAAAGGCGGAAATTCAGAGCTTTGAGTCATGGAGTTGAGGCTGACAATTCGACATCAAAAGTTTTCCCTACAATAACTAATGATTGTTCTGTATGCTGGCCTGGTTCAGTTGTTCGAGGTTGTCCCAATTATCTTACACCACAAAGTAATAAAGGAAGGACTCTGCCTCAGCCTCTTTCTCGCACACCATACAATAGATCAGTTTTTCGAAGATCTATTAAG AACAGCAGGCATGGTGATACGTACAATGGACAGACACAATTTTCCACTCCATTTTCTATTGGAAGTAAG ACAATACTAGAGGATAAACATGCATCAACAAGTGGTGGTATGGTGCAGCCTTCATCTTCCAGGGGAGAGAGAGATGTTTTTGGTTCTATTCCAAGAGAAGGTTCTGCCGCAATGAAGAATGTTGCATTCAACTTGCAAGGGTCAGATGGCAAAAGCATGACAGAAAATAGATCAATTTTTGGACGTGCTTCAGGTGTAGACAATATCTCCAGgggtgcttcagtatctgttcaTCCCAAGTCAAGCGAAACAGCTTTCAAAATACTTAAGCAACTTGACAGGACTATTCCTTCCCCTACATCAAAGCCACTAGGGCTGAGACAGACATTAGCCAATAGAAATACTTCTTCTGTTGCCACCAACAGACAGATCAAAGGGCCTGATTTCAGTATCGGTAATGGTAATGAACAGAGCAGCATTAATGAGAGTGGCAGTGCTAACTCGGAGACTACATATGGGAAGAAG GTTCAGCAACCTCAAAGCAGTCCTATTGCAGAAGAGTCAAGTGAAAAAGTCCAGAGAAGCGGAGCTAACTCAGATTTTTCTGAAGCAGGCacttctcagcagcctctgaaaTCAAACTTAACACCCACTTCAGTTGCCGAGGTCTTGGATAATAAAAACACTAGCAAAGGTTTCAGCTTCACATTTCCTATTCCTAAAGCTCCAAGTTCTCTACTTGAACCGCCGCCTACACCAACCATGGCTTCACCACCAAGGACCCTTCCAATCACTAATGAAGATATTCCCACGTTCACCTTTGGCTCACCCAGTACGGCCAACAAACTCGTTTTCTCCTTCAACTCCACAAGCAGTTCTCTTGGTGCTGGCGCAACAGACCCAACCTTCAAATTTGGATCTGATAATAAGCGAGAGCTTGTGTTTTGA
- the LOC136527390 gene encoding glucan endo-1,3-beta-glucosidase 14-like has product MMVPAMMVPRTALLLCCCLLAFPPPGPLAVEAFVGGYGINYGRIANNIPSPDKVVELLRRAKIRNVKIYDVDHSVLDAFKGSGINLVIAIPNGLVKDMAANTSRSMDWLNQNVQPYLPETRIVGITVGNEVLGGQDQSLYQPLVDAVKNVYDGLKRLHLESKIELFTPHSEAVFATSYPPSACVFKEELMAYMKPLLDFFAMIGSPFYVNAYPFLAYISDPEHIDINYALFKPNKGIVDPNTSLHYDNMFDAQIDAAYAALHAAGYDDMEVRVAETGWASSGDQNEAGASSENARTYNFNLRKRLFLRTGTPLKPKRPVKAYIFALFNENQKPGAGSERHYGLFLPDGRISYDIGVSGLLPSSASSSVLSIKKVRAGGWILHYWATVLLCIFILFGP; this is encoded by the exons ATGATGGTGCCTGCGATGATGGTGCCGCGGACGGCGCTGCTCCTTTGCTGCTGCCTCCTGGCGTTCCCGCCACCTG GTCCGCTAGCCGTTGAAGCTTTTGTAGGCGGTTACGGGATAAACTATGGGAGAATAGCAAACAACATCCCTTCCCCTGATAAAGTGGTGGAGCTCCTGAGGAGAGCAAAGATAAGGAATGTTAAGATATACGACGTGGACCACAGCGTTCTCGATGCGTTCAAAGGGTCTGGGATCAACCTGGTCATCGCAATCCCCAATGGGCTTGTCAAAGATATGGCCGCAAACACAAGCCGTTCGATGGACTGGCTAAATCAAAATGTGCAACCTTATCTCCCTGAGACACGCATCGTTGGGATCACTGTGGGAAATGAGGTGCTGGGAGGCCAGGATCAAAGCTTGTATCAGCCACTTGTTGATGCTGTGAAGAACGTGTATGATGGACTCAAGAGGCTCCACTTGGAGAGTAAAATTGAGCTTTTCACACCTCATTCGGAAGCTGTTTTTGCTACTTCTTATCCACCCTCTGCATGTGTGttcaaggaagagctcatggcatACATGAAACCTCTCCTCGACTTCTTTGCAATGATTGGCTCACCTTTCTATGTCAACGCATACCCCTTTTTGGCTTACATAAGTGATCCAGAACATATTGATATCAATTATGCTCTCTTTAAACCCAACAAGGGAATAGTGGACCCGAATACTAGCCTGCACTatgacaacatgtttgatgctCAGATAGATGCAGCTTACGCTGCTCTACATGCTGCTGGTTATGATGACATGGAGGTTCGAGTGGCAGAGACTGGCTGGGCTTCTAGCGGGGATCAAAATGAAGCAGGAGCTTCATCTGAGAATGCAAGGACATATAATTTCAATCTTCGTAAACGGCTATTTCTGAGGACAGGAACTCCTTTGAAGCCAAAGAGACCAGTCAAAGCATATATATTTGCCTTGTTTAATGAGAATCAGAAGCCTGGAGCTGGCTCTGAGAGGCATTATGGGCTGTTCCTTCCTGATGGAAGGATTTCATATGACATCGGTGTCTCAGGTCTACTACCTTCTTCTGCATCCTCATCAGTGCTGTCCATTAAG AAGGTTCGAGCTGGGGGCTGGATTTTACACTATTGGGCTACAGTTCTTTTATGTATTTTCATTCTTTTTGGGCCATAG
- the LOC136526855 gene encoding nuclear pore complex protein NUP1-like isoform X2, with product MGFNNDQEVHRESLEVIHERHSTEPNINAAAILPPTSVSNTFNLLLEGDRNPSHGNGLADIENIINQRYFSRDETLRLTEIMRSRTPDFSVEDQRPSVSTSKGFETSFSTPAKLIEDQPSLRTDIVPSSNVHGIGSSPIEIAKAFMEAQTSAFVHESKRRKFRALSHGVEADNSTSKVFPTITNDCSVCWPGSVVRGCPNYLTPQSNKGRTLPQPLSRTPYNRSVFRRSIKNSRHGDTYNGQTQFSTPFSIGSKTILEDKHASTSGGMVQPSSSRGERDVFGSIPREGSAAMKNVAFNLQGSDGKSMTENRSIFGRASGVDNISRGASVSVHPKSSETAFKILKQLDRTIPSPTSKPLGLRQTLANRNTSSVATNRQIKGPDFSIGNGNEQSSINESGSANSETTYGKKVQQPQSSPIAEESSEKVQRSGANSDFSEAGTSQQPLKSNLTPTSVAEVLDNKNTSKGFSFTFPIPKAPSSLLEPPPTPTMASPPRTLPITNEDIPTFTFGSPSTANKLVFSFNSTSSSLGAGATDPTFKFGSDNKRELVF from the exons ATGGGATTTA ACAATGATCAAGAGGTTCATCGTGAATCACTGGAAGTTATTCATGAA AGACACTCCACAGAACCAAACATCAATGCTGCAGCCATTCTACCACCAACATCCGTGAGCAATACGTTTAACTTGCTTCTGGAAGGTGACAGGAATCCAAGTCATGGCAATGGGCTTGCTGACATTGAGAACATAATCAACCAGAGATATTTTTCTAG GGATGAGACACTACGTCTTACAGAGATCATGCGGTCAAGGACTCCTGATTTTAGTGTGGAAGACCAGAGACCTTCAGTATCTACTTCCAAAGGTTTTGAAACATCATTTTCAACACCTGCCAAACTGATTGAGGATCAGCCATCCTTGAGGACTGATATTGTTCCATCATCCAAT GTGCATGGCATTGGTTCTTCACCGATTGAAATTGCAAAAGCTTTTATGGAAGCACAGACCTCAGCTTTTGTACACGAGTCCAAAAGGCGGAAATTCAGAGCTTTGAGTCATGGAGTTGAGGCTGACAATTCGACATCAAAAGTTTTCCCTACAATAACTAATGATTGTTCTGTATGCTGGCCTGGTTCAGTTGTTCGAGGTTGTCCCAATTATCTTACACCACAAAGTAATAAAGGAAGGACTCTGCCTCAGCCTCTTTCTCGCACACCATACAATAGATCAGTTTTTCGAAGATCTATTAAG AACAGCAGGCATGGTGATACGTACAATGGACAGACACAATTTTCCACTCCATTTTCTATTGGAAGTAAG ACAATACTAGAGGATAAACATGCATCAACAAGTGGTGGTATGGTGCAGCCTTCATCTTCCAGGGGAGAGAGAGATGTTTTTGGTTCTATTCCAAGAGAAGGTTCTGCCGCAATGAAGAATGTTGCATTCAACTTGCAAGGGTCAGATGGCAAAAGCATGACAGAAAATAGATCAATTTTTGGACGTGCTTCAGGTGTAGACAATATCTCCAGgggtgcttcagtatctgttcaTCCCAAGTCAAGCGAAACAGCTTTCAAAATACTTAAGCAACTTGACAGGACTATTCCTTCCCCTACATCAAAGCCACTAGGGCTGAGACAGACATTAGCCAATAGAAATACTTCTTCTGTTGCCACCAACAGACAGATCAAAGGGCCTGATTTCAGTATCGGTAATGGTAATGAACAGAGCAGCATTAATGAGAGTGGCAGTGCTAACTCGGAGACTACATATGGGAAGAAG GTTCAGCAACCTCAAAGCAGTCCTATTGCAGAAGAGTCAAGTGAAAAAGTCCAGAGAAGCGGAGCTAACTCAGATTTTTCTGAAGCAGGCacttctcagcagcctctgaaaTCAAACTTAACACCCACTTCAGTTGCCGAGGTCTTGGATAATAAAAACACTAGCAAAGGTTTCAGCTTCACATTTCCTATTCCTAAAGCTCCAAGTTCTCTACTTGAACCGCCGCCTACACCAACCATGGCTTCACCACCAAGGACCCTTCCAATCACTAATGAAGATATTCCCACGTTCACCTTTGGCTCACCCAGTACGGCCAACAAACTCGTTTTCTCCTTCAACTCCACAAGCAGTTCTCTTGGTGCTGGCGCAACAGACCCAACCTTCAAATTTGGATCTGATAATAAGCGAGAGCTTGTGTTTTGA